A region of Streptomyces deccanensis DNA encodes the following proteins:
- a CDS encoding MFS transporter: protein MSAALAPLRHRPFRHLFIGTTANLLGNGVAPIALAFAVLDATGSVGSLGLVVGAHSLTSILFLLYGGVLADRLPRGPLLVGSSVVCGLSQAVIAALVLTHNAAIPLLMVLAAVSGASGSCYQPAAQALLPQTVPAESRRAALALSRIAGSSAVVVGASLGGVLVAAIGPGWGLAVDALSFALAATFFALVRVQAAPPAPSPGVVHELRVGWREFTSRSWVWVIVVCFCFLNAGLTASFTVLGPAVADSTGIGRSGWGLALASGSLGAVAGGVLSLRWRPRRAILVGCALMGLTATIPLLLALAPYTWLLVVANFVAGVGGEQAGVAWYSTLNEQIPEDRLARVYAYDDLGSYLALPLAQFAAGPAVLLLGLQATLYAAAALILLATLVMVATPSIRALVPGAARPQPAAECVTPRTVES, encoded by the coding sequence GTGTCTGCCGCCCTGGCGCCGCTGCGCCACCGCCCGTTCCGTCACCTCTTCATCGGTACGACGGCCAATCTGCTCGGCAACGGAGTGGCGCCGATCGCCCTGGCGTTCGCCGTCCTCGACGCCACCGGCTCGGTCGGCTCGCTCGGGTTGGTGGTCGGCGCCCACTCCCTCACCAGCATTCTCTTCCTGCTGTACGGCGGGGTGTTGGCGGACCGGCTGCCGCGCGGCCCGCTGCTGGTCGGCAGCAGTGTGGTCTGCGGCCTGAGCCAGGCGGTGATCGCCGCCCTGGTCCTCACCCACAACGCCGCCATCCCCCTGCTCATGGTGCTCGCCGCGGTCTCCGGCGCGTCAGGTTCCTGCTATCAGCCCGCCGCCCAGGCGTTGTTGCCGCAGACCGTGCCGGCCGAGTCCCGCCGCGCCGCCCTCGCGCTCTCCCGCATCGCGGGCAGCAGCGCGGTGGTCGTGGGCGCCTCGCTCGGCGGCGTCCTGGTCGCCGCGATCGGCCCGGGCTGGGGCCTGGCCGTCGACGCGCTCAGCTTCGCGCTCGCCGCCACGTTCTTCGCGCTGGTCCGCGTCCAGGCCGCGCCGCCCGCGCCCAGCCCCGGTGTGGTGCATGAACTGCGCGTCGGCTGGCGGGAGTTCACCTCCCGCAGCTGGGTGTGGGTGATCGTGGTGTGCTTCTGCTTCCTCAACGCCGGCCTCACCGCCTCGTTCACCGTCCTCGGACCGGCCGTCGCCGACAGCACCGGGATCGGCCGCAGCGGCTGGGGCCTGGCCCTCGCCTCGGGCTCGCTCGGCGCGGTCGCCGGCGGCGTCCTGTCGCTGAGATGGCGGCCCCGGCGCGCGATCCTGGTCGGCTGCGCGCTGATGGGTCTGACGGCGACGATCCCGCTGCTGCTCGCGCTCGCCCCGTACACCTGGCTGCTGGTCGTGGCCAACTTCGTGGCGGGCGTGGGCGGCGAACAGGCCGGCGTCGCCTGGTACTCGACCCTCAACGAGCAGATCCCCGAGGACCGTCTTGCCCGCGTCTACGCCTACGACGACCTCGGCTCCTACCTCGCGCTCCCGCTCGCCCAGTTCGCCGCCGGGCCCGCCGTGCTCCTCCTCGGCCTCCAGGCCACCCTCTACGCCGCCGCCGCGCTCATCCTCCTCGCCACGCTCGTCATGGTCGCCACCCCGTCCATCCGCGCGCTGGTCCCGGGCGCAGCGCGGCCGCAGCCCGCCGCGGAGTGCGTCACGCCCCGTACGGTGGAGTCATGA
- a CDS encoding antibiotic biosynthesis monooxygenase family protein, with product MSDHSDAAVVPVQAYEPPYYAVVFTTVRTPEQEGYTETAARMEDLVKDIPGYLGMDHAQTPGGLGITVSYFRDVDELTRWRDDLEHRAAQKRGRAQWYQSYTLHVAKVERSSGFTRAEVAQGPTAD from the coding sequence ATGAGCGATCACTCCGACGCGGCTGTCGTGCCCGTCCAGGCCTATGAACCCCCTTACTACGCGGTCGTGTTCACCACGGTGCGCACCCCGGAGCAGGAGGGGTACACCGAGACGGCCGCGCGCATGGAGGACCTCGTGAAGGACATCCCCGGATACCTGGGGATGGACCATGCGCAGACCCCCGGCGGGCTCGGCATCACGGTCAGCTACTTCCGTGACGTCGACGAGCTGACGCGGTGGCGTGACGACCTGGAGCACCGCGCGGCGCAGAAGCGCGGGCGGGCCCAGTGGTACCAGAGCTACACGCTGCATGTGGCGAAAGTGGAGCGGAGCAGCGGATTCACGCGAGCGGAGGTCGCGCAGGGCCCGACGGCAGACTGA
- a CDS encoding nuclear transport factor 2 family protein — MHAFREAVENGDMDAVAALLADDVVFTSPVAFKPYPGKAMTAAILRGVSRVFEDFTYVREIANPDGRDHAFVFTATIAGKQLQGCDFLHFDDQGKIDEFTVMVRPLSAAQALSEAMGAQFDRIAREAADGVSARS, encoded by the coding sequence ATGCACGCCTTCCGTGAGGCTGTGGAGAACGGCGACATGGACGCCGTCGCCGCCCTGCTGGCCGACGACGTCGTCTTCACCAGCCCGGTCGCGTTCAAGCCGTACCCGGGCAAGGCGATGACCGCCGCGATCCTGCGCGGTGTGTCCCGGGTCTTCGAGGACTTCACCTACGTCCGCGAGATCGCCAACCCCGACGGGCGCGACCACGCCTTCGTCTTCACCGCGACCATCGCCGGCAAGCAGCTCCAGGGCTGCGACTTCCTGCACTTCGACGACCAGGGGAAGATCGACGAGTTCACGGTGATGGTCCGCCCCCTCTCTGCCGCGCAGGCCCTGTCCGAGGCGATGGGCGCCCAGTTCGACCGGATCGCCCGGGAGGCGGCCGACGGTGTCAGTGCCCGTTCGTAG
- a CDS encoding PadR family transcriptional regulator: MALRNAVMAALLEGEASGYDLAKAFDATVANFWMSTPQQLYRELERMEAEGLVTARVVEQERRPNKRLFSLTRAGREAVHAYTAEPPGKPGVIRDELMVKVQCVDVGDSEAVRAAVAQRMEWATAKLARYERLRQRLLDGRSEEAYFAEAERVGPYLTLLRGMALERENLQWGDMALRRLDQRAAAARSRT; the protein is encoded by the coding sequence ATGGCTTTGCGGAACGCGGTGATGGCCGCGCTGTTGGAGGGCGAGGCGTCCGGGTACGACCTCGCGAAGGCGTTCGACGCGACGGTCGCCAACTTCTGGATGTCGACTCCCCAGCAGCTCTACCGGGAGCTGGAACGCATGGAGGCCGAAGGGCTGGTCACGGCCCGCGTCGTCGAGCAGGAGCGCCGGCCCAACAAGCGGCTGTTCTCACTGACCCGGGCCGGGCGCGAGGCCGTGCACGCCTACACCGCCGAGCCGCCCGGGAAGCCGGGGGTGATCCGGGACGAGCTGATGGTCAAGGTGCAGTGCGTGGACGTCGGCGACAGCGAGGCCGTGCGGGCCGCCGTCGCCCAGCGCATGGAGTGGGCCACCGCCAAGCTCGCCCGCTACGAGAGGCTGCGCCAGCGCCTCCTCGACGGGCGCTCGGAGGAGGCGTACTTCGCCGAGGCGGAACGCGTCGGACCGTACCTCACGCTGCTGCGCGGGATGGCTCTGGAGCGGGAGAACCTGCAGTGGGGGGACATGGCCCTGCGCCGACTCGACCAGCGCGCGGCCGCCGCGCGCTCACGCACCTAG
- a CDS encoding SGNH/GDSL hydrolase family protein: MPSGGYLRYVALGDSQTEGLGDGDDESGLRGWADRLAELLDRHRPGLRYANLAIRGRKAGEVRAEQLAPALAMRPDLATVVAGVNDVLRPRVDLDEVAGHLEAMFAALTAQGATVVTLTAPDVGRITPLARPIGRRVLALNDRVREAAARHGVLVAETAAHPVVTDPRLWSADRLHAGPLGHARIAAAVAQALELPGSDDTWTHPLPAEGTDAAAWRAVGAEVRWAGAFLGPWLGRRLRGRSSGDGRRAKRPTLLPVTAPAR, encoded by the coding sequence GTGCCGAGCGGTGGGTATCTGCGCTATGTCGCCCTGGGCGACAGTCAGACCGAGGGGCTCGGGGACGGTGACGACGAAAGCGGTCTGCGGGGCTGGGCGGACCGGCTCGCCGAGCTGCTCGACCGTCACCGCCCCGGCCTGCGCTACGCCAACCTCGCGATACGCGGCCGCAAGGCCGGAGAGGTGCGCGCCGAACAACTCGCCCCGGCACTCGCGATGCGGCCCGACCTCGCCACCGTCGTCGCCGGGGTCAACGACGTGCTGCGCCCGCGCGTCGACCTCGACGAGGTGGCCGGCCACCTGGAGGCGATGTTCGCCGCCCTCACCGCCCAGGGCGCCACGGTCGTGACCCTCACCGCCCCCGACGTGGGGCGCATCACTCCGCTGGCCCGCCCGATCGGCCGCCGCGTGCTCGCGCTCAACGATCGCGTACGGGAGGCCGCCGCCCGCCACGGCGTGCTGGTCGCGGAGACGGCCGCGCACCCCGTCGTGACCGATCCACGGCTGTGGAGCGCGGACCGGCTGCACGCCGGTCCGCTGGGGCACGCGCGCATCGCGGCCGCCGTGGCCCAGGCGCTCGAACTGCCCGGCAGCGACGACACCTGGACGCACCCCCTTCCGGCCGAGGGCACGGACGCCGCCGCCTGGCGGGCCGTGGGCGCCGAGGTGCGCTGGGCCGGCGCCTTCCTCGGCCCCTGGCTCGGCCGCCGCCTGCGCGGCCGCTCCTCCGGCGACGGCCGCCGGGCCAAGAGACCGACCCTCCTGCCGGTGACCGCGCCCGCGCGCTAG
- a CDS encoding diaminobutyrate--2-oxoglutarate transaminase yields MTEADRTPRTVFERHESNVRSYCRDFPVVFERASGHHLWDTTGRRYVDLLCGAGSLNYGHNPPAIVERVTAYLAAGGPVQSLDLHTTAKADFLERFTGLVLEPRGLGHFVVQFPGPAGTLAVEAALKLARKVTGRTEVIAFTGGFHGASLGALAATTSPLLRGAAGVALTDVTILPYGDAAHPDGTDPVTALERALGRDARTAPPAAILLETVQGEGGLHTAPHDWLVRIRELADAVGALVIVDDIQAGCGRTGTFFSFEDTPGLRPDLVCLSKSLSGMGLPMAALLIRREIDRWAPGEHNGTFRGHNLAFVAGSAALDHWTDPEFTHHAEQLASAIRTSLDGLVAALPAQTADVVGKGAMSGLRFADADTAEGVRRALFRAGIVAETSGRGHVLKLLPPLTMSLIEWKEVAEVLGEAVLATASDVPAPTARP; encoded by the coding sequence ATGACCGAGGCCGACCGGACGCCCCGTACGGTGTTCGAACGTCACGAGTCGAACGTACGCAGCTACTGCCGCGACTTCCCGGTGGTCTTCGAACGCGCCAGCGGACACCACCTGTGGGACACCACCGGGCGTCGCTACGTGGACCTGCTCTGCGGGGCGGGCTCCCTCAACTACGGCCACAACCCGCCCGCGATCGTCGAACGGGTGACGGCCTACCTCGCGGCCGGCGGGCCGGTCCAGTCGCTGGACCTGCACACCACCGCGAAGGCCGACTTCCTGGAACGCTTCACCGGCCTGGTCCTGGAGCCCCGGGGACTGGGCCACTTCGTGGTGCAGTTCCCGGGCCCGGCCGGGACACTCGCGGTGGAGGCCGCGCTGAAGCTGGCCCGCAAGGTCACCGGCCGCACCGAGGTGATCGCCTTCACCGGCGGCTTCCACGGAGCGTCCCTGGGCGCCCTCGCCGCCACGACCTCCCCGCTGCTGCGCGGAGCGGCCGGGGTGGCGCTGACCGACGTCACGATCCTGCCCTACGGCGACGCGGCCCACCCGGACGGCACCGACCCCGTCACCGCCCTGGAACGGGCCCTCGGCCGGGACGCGCGGACGGCCCCGCCCGCGGCGATCCTGCTGGAGACCGTCCAGGGCGAGGGCGGCCTGCACACCGCCCCCCACGACTGGCTCGTACGGATCCGTGAACTCGCCGACGCCGTGGGCGCGTTGGTGATCGTGGACGACATCCAGGCGGGCTGCGGCCGCACCGGGACCTTCTTCAGTTTCGAGGACACCCCCGGACTCCGCCCCGACCTGGTGTGTCTGTCGAAGTCGCTCAGCGGCATGGGGCTGCCGATGGCGGCCCTGCTGATCCGCCGCGAGATCGACCGGTGGGCGCCGGGCGAGCACAACGGCACCTTCCGCGGCCACAACCTCGCCTTCGTTGCGGGCTCCGCGGCCCTGGACCACTGGACCGACCCCGAATTCACCCATCACGCCGAGCAGTTGGCCTCGGCGATCCGCACCAGCCTCGACGGCCTGGTCGCGGCCCTCCCGGCCCAGACGGCCGACGTGGTGGGCAAGGGCGCCATGAGCGGGCTGCGGTTCGCCGACGCGGACACCGCCGAGGGGGTGCGGCGTGCGCTGTTCCGCGCCGGGATCGTCGCGGAGACCTCGGGGCGGGGACACGTACTGAAACTCCTGCCGCCCCTCACGATGTCCCTCATCGAGTGGAAGGAGGTGGCCGAGGTGCTCGGCGAGGCGGTCCTCGCCACGGCCTCCGACGTCCCGGCACCCACTGCGCGGCCGTGA
- a CDS encoding TauD/TfdA family dioxygenase produces MISVESTTAPASPARTPHPTPGDGTVRLGAPDLAALALVTGGLLDRAGERVDDPDWPALARHAWEDAPAEVRRLVREFRRNSGPDGALVLRRLPIGAADLPPTPMVKGSVQRVPSLPAATLLLFAAGLGDPAAFAAEKSGALVQDVVPVPGEEEVQGNVGSVELTFHTENAFHPHRPDYVMLLCLRPDHEGVAELRTSCVRRVLPRLTPATREALGRPEYVTQAPPSFGRGDTGTVHAVLTGDPEDPDLCFDEAATRALTPEGRAALTELATVAHATYTGVLLRPGDLAVVDNRVTLHGRSAFTPRYDGADRWLQRTFAFSDLRRSRDHRPGDGTVLVK; encoded by the coding sequence GTGATCAGCGTCGAATCGACGACGGCGCCCGCGAGCCCGGCGCGGACCCCTCACCCCACGCCCGGCGACGGCACGGTCCGCCTCGGCGCCCCCGACCTGGCCGCACTGGCCCTGGTGACGGGTGGCCTGCTGGACCGGGCCGGGGAGCGGGTCGACGACCCCGACTGGCCGGCCCTCGCCCGCCACGCCTGGGAGGACGCCCCGGCCGAAGTGAGGCGGCTGGTAAGGGAGTTCCGCAGGAACTCCGGCCCCGACGGCGCCCTCGTCCTGCGGCGCCTGCCCATCGGCGCCGCCGACCTGCCGCCGACCCCGATGGTGAAGGGCTCGGTGCAGCGCGTCCCGTCACTGCCCGCGGCGACCCTGCTGCTGTTCGCGGCGGGGCTCGGCGATCCGGCCGCGTTCGCGGCCGAGAAGTCCGGCGCCCTGGTCCAGGACGTGGTCCCGGTGCCGGGGGAGGAGGAGGTCCAGGGCAACGTGGGCTCGGTCGAGCTCACCTTCCACACCGAGAACGCCTTCCACCCCCACCGCCCGGACTACGTCATGCTGCTGTGCCTGCGCCCCGACCACGAGGGCGTGGCGGAGCTGCGTACCAGCTGTGTCCGGCGCGTACTGCCCCGGCTGACCCCCGCGACCCGCGAGGCGCTCGGCCGCCCCGAGTACGTCACCCAGGCACCCCCGTCCTTCGGCCGCGGCGACACCGGCACCGTCCACGCCGTCCTCACCGGCGACCCCGAGGACCCGGACCTGTGCTTCGACGAGGCGGCCACCCGGGCCCTGACCCCCGAAGGCCGGGCCGCCCTCACCGAACTGGCGACGGTCGCCCACGCGACGTACACGGGGGTGCTGCTCCGTCCCGGAGACCTCGCCGTGGTCGACAACAGGGTGACCCTGCACGGACGTTCGGCGTTCACCCCGCGCTACGACGGCGCGGACCGCTGGCTCCAGCGGACCTTCGCGTTCAGCGACCTCCGCCGCTCCCGCGACCACCGTCCCGGCGACGGAACGGTCCTGGTCAAGTGA
- a CDS encoding MbtH family protein: MTNPFENPDGTYRVLVNDEGQHSLWPDSVAVPAGWTTAYGPDTRPACLDHIEREWTDLRPKSLIDAMNA, encoded by the coding sequence ATGACCAACCCCTTCGAGAACCCCGACGGCACCTACCGGGTCCTGGTCAACGACGAGGGCCAGCACTCCCTGTGGCCCGACTCCGTGGCCGTACCCGCCGGCTGGACGACCGCCTACGGCCCGGACACCCGCCCCGCCTGCCTCGACCACATCGAGCGCGAGTGGACCGACCTGCGACCCAAGAGCCTCATCGACGCCATGAACGCCTGA